From the Flavimarina sp. Hel_I_48 genome, one window contains:
- a CDS encoding lipopolysaccharide biosynthesis protein — MSQIKKGAALNYINIVLTNIVGLVLTPFIISQLGQSEYGLYIMVGALVSGLSVLDIGIGNAVVRFTAKYRAEEDKKGEENFLATVFYIYTAISLIISIAGIVLYFNLDLLYDQTFTSEELRKTKIMFAILIFNLALTLPGSVFGAYCSAYEQFVYPKTVKITRYIIRSLLVVGILMYGAGAISLVIVDTLMGISVVVANANYCFKKLDIKIKLHSLQKSLIFSIFSYSIWIFVFAIVSRLQWQAGQIVLGTVDSPAVVGIFSVGVTLGTYYGAFSTAISSVFLPRATKMFVKSASGEELTDMMIKIGRISLLVLFYILIAFFLYGEQFVYLWVGSTYTDTFSEIYWIAVLIMLAYTIPLVQNFGNATLEAQNKLRFKAILYLVFAVLGAGFGYYLAQSYGAIGMICGTISGWVVVQIVMNFYYHNVINLNIIRFFKELAHKILPSALVALALGYAIRYIPGEGWLNFVLKAVLFSICYMGIIYKFGTIPYEKNLFQNSFNTLRKNKF, encoded by the coding sequence TTGAGTCAAATTAAAAAGGGCGCTGCGCTCAATTACATAAATATTGTTTTGACCAACATCGTTGGTCTGGTTCTTACTCCCTTCATAATTTCCCAACTGGGACAATCTGAATATGGATTGTACATTATGGTGGGTGCACTGGTCAGTGGTTTATCTGTTTTAGACATTGGTATTGGTAATGCTGTGGTGCGTTTTACTGCTAAGTATAGAGCTGAGGAAGATAAAAAAGGTGAAGAGAACTTCTTAGCCACTGTCTTTTACATATATACCGCGATTTCTTTAATCATCTCCATCGCAGGTATCGTACTCTATTTCAATCTGGATTTGCTATATGATCAGACCTTCACCTCGGAAGAGTTAAGGAAGACAAAAATCATGTTTGCTATACTTATATTCAACCTTGCACTAACCTTACCTGGAAGTGTTTTTGGTGCATATTGCTCAGCCTATGAGCAATTTGTATATCCTAAAACGGTTAAAATAACGAGGTATATAATTCGTTCGCTACTTGTAGTGGGTATCTTAATGTATGGTGCCGGCGCTATTAGTCTTGTAATAGTTGATACTTTAATGGGAATTAGCGTAGTGGTTGCAAATGCCAATTATTGCTTTAAGAAACTTGATATAAAGATTAAATTACATAGTCTTCAAAAATCCCTTATTTTCAGTATTTTTTCATATTCGATTTGGATATTCGTTTTTGCAATCGTGAGTCGCTTACAGTGGCAGGCGGGTCAAATAGTGCTAGGTACTGTAGATAGCCCTGCGGTGGTAGGTATATTTTCGGTAGGTGTGACCTTAGGTACATATTACGGGGCCTTTTCAACAGCTATCTCAAGTGTGTTTTTACCTCGTGCCACAAAAATGTTTGTAAAGAGTGCTAGTGGTGAGGAGCTTACAGATATGATGATCAAAATAGGTAGGATTTCATTATTGGTTTTGTTCTACATTCTTATCGCATTTTTCCTCTATGGAGAGCAATTTGTATATTTATGGGTGGGATCTACCTATACTGATACTTTTTCCGAAATTTATTGGATCGCTGTATTGATCATGCTAGCTTATACAATACCATTAGTACAAAATTTTGGAAACGCAACACTTGAAGCTCAGAATAAATTACGTTTTAAGGCTATATTATATCTTGTATTTGCAGTACTAGGCGCTGGATTTGGATATTACTTAGCACAGTCTTACGGTGCAATAGGTATGATCTGTGGTACTATTAGTGGATGGGTCGTTGTTCAAATAGTAATGAATTTTTATTATCATAATGTTATTAATCTTAATATTATAAGGTTTTTTAAAGAATTAGCCCATAAAATTTTGCCAAGTGCACTTGTTGCATTGGCCTTAGGTTATGCTATACGCTATATACCGGGCGAAGGATGGTTGAATTTTGTGTTAAAGGCCGTTTTATTTAGTATTTGCTATATGGGCATTATTTATAAGTTTGGTACTATTCCCTACGAAAAGAACCTCTTTCAAAATTCTTTTAATACGCTAAGAAAAAATAAATTTTAA
- a CDS encoding phenylacetate--CoA ligase family protein: MKYSIYKKAPYFIQDLLITLYNLKANKARFGGKYKEFKAEFEANRHSSLEQLKSNQSKKYTAFIDYVSKNSEYFNPILKAIPKANKISNLKKLPILTKQELIRNIDTLNTINKEGITSQTGGTTGKSLKVYYTHENIEERFALLDYFRSWYGYELGKKTAWFSGKDILTENDLKKDRFWKTDHYHNVRYYSTFHIKNEYLKYYIENLKKFKPEYISGFPSSIAEIALYGLKNNLDFPENTIKAVFTTSETVTPQIRQNIERFFNTNLYDQYSASEGAPFIFECKNHNLHIEMQSGILEVLDNNDNDAQEGRLIVTSFTSYGTPLLRYDVGDRIKLSQNTCSCGNNNPLVEKILGRIDDFIYSPENGKINLGNISNVLKDIEGVHRMQIIQDELNAIIVKIETNPIIYNKKEEGKLIENIKLRVGRKMQITISEVDTIDVEKSGKFRLVKNSVKHLIG, from the coding sequence ATGAAATATTCTATATATAAAAAAGCACCTTATTTTATTCAGGACCTACTTATAACTCTTTACAATTTAAAAGCAAATAAGGCGCGTTTTGGAGGGAAATACAAGGAGTTCAAAGCAGAATTTGAAGCCAATCGCCACAGTTCATTAGAGCAATTAAAAAGCAATCAATCTAAAAAATATACTGCCTTTATAGACTATGTTAGTAAAAACAGTGAGTATTTTAATCCTATTTTAAAGGCTATACCTAAAGCTAATAAAATTAGTAACCTAAAAAAACTGCCCATACTGACTAAGCAGGAACTTATTAGAAATATTGACACTCTTAATACGATAAACAAAGAAGGAATAACTTCTCAGACCGGTGGCACAACGGGAAAATCCCTAAAAGTTTATTATACGCATGAAAATATTGAAGAACGTTTTGCTTTACTGGATTATTTTAGGTCCTGGTATGGTTACGAACTGGGAAAAAAAACCGCCTGGTTTTCAGGTAAGGACATTCTAACGGAAAATGATCTCAAAAAGGATCGTTTTTGGAAAACAGACCATTACCACAATGTACGCTACTACTCCACATTCCATATTAAGAATGAGTATTTAAAATATTATATAGAAAATCTTAAAAAGTTTAAGCCAGAGTATATTTCAGGTTTTCCCAGTTCTATTGCAGAAATTGCCCTCTATGGTCTTAAAAACAACCTGGATTTTCCTGAAAATACGATCAAAGCTGTTTTTACGACTTCAGAAACGGTAACACCGCAGATACGACAAAATATTGAACGCTTTTTTAATACCAATTTGTATGATCAATATTCTGCCTCTGAAGGCGCCCCTTTTATTTTTGAATGTAAAAACCACAACCTACATATTGAGATGCAAAGTGGGATTCTTGAAGTTTTAGATAACAATGATAATGATGCACAGGAAGGTAGACTCATTGTAACATCCTTTACTTCTTATGGTACTCCCCTACTTCGCTACGATGTAGGTGATAGAATAAAACTTTCTCAAAACACCTGTTCTTGTGGCAATAATAATCCATTAGTAGAAAAAATACTGGGAAGAATTGATGACTTTATATATTCTCCAGAGAATGGAAAAATAAATCTAGGAAACATTTCTAACGTATTGAAGGATATTGAAGGCGTTCACAGAATGCAAATCATACAGGATGAATTAAATGCGATCATTGTCAAAATTGAGACGAATCCCATCATTTACAATAAAAAGGAAGAGGGTAAGCTGATTGAGAATATAAAATTACGCGTAGGTAGAAAAATGCAGATAACCATTTCTGAGGTGGATACCATAGATGTAGAAAAAAGTGGGAAATTTAGATTAGTAAAAAATTCAGTAAAGCATCTTATAGGATAA
- a CDS encoding right-handed parallel beta-helix repeat-containing protein has protein sequence MSNFKYYFILTLSSLFLASCAEESIVDLTNEELNAITAELHEKKSGTVQNCDFELSNIKEGTEKAINCIIDLDGKTIQLKKNVTLTYDGGDIVNGVLVFDNGKIDGQLLNKDLEIEGSADLIQPVFNFEADRWDLTQGRTTFRNALHNRIRLEELMKIVKGMGAHTFKIDEFDAYFEITEVTHPTNPNFYPSVEAINVPGDFTLEMTDNTHLRTFPNSSKKTSLLAIRNVSNATIKGGVLHGDRDEHEYVGYGSHEWGHLLDLHSATFAVVDGVKMINATGDGLVVHSLGFAFKSNYIPAHDIVIKNCVFDSSRRNNLAITDGYNIIVEDSEFYRSGVDTPKSKGTNPKFAIDIEAYRKRENGKIVPYEKIKNVILRNNIEREGARGGFLIAVGDNITIENNDVEDGIGYKYTNNSIIRNNRMVARKESELAMGLGMRDSRTISNNTVTGNYIEGFNVAMSIYGDDHMVSNNTIKNCGTGISGKDFSNTKIINNTITSTDPKSRGIFIHYTSVNRVLFKNNTIDVVNNPFRFDLINLKEGQEKFCTHLVDNEFNSSYHGLISNSNGVSLMKNTVNTGIQIWDSKNSIIEDNFISSENRDGIYLINENKDIALLNNAIAVPSNKQCIRVQESTKWEDIEEQNNECL, from the coding sequence ATGAGCAATTTTAAGTATTACTTCATTTTAACATTAAGCTCCTTATTTCTAGCATCATGTGCAGAAGAGTCTATTGTAGATCTAACAAACGAAGAATTAAACGCAATCACTGCAGAACTTCATGAAAAAAAATCTGGTACCGTACAGAACTGCGATTTTGAACTTTCCAATATCAAAGAGGGAACTGAAAAAGCCATAAACTGTATCATTGATCTGGATGGCAAAACTATACAGTTGAAGAAGAATGTAACCTTGACATACGATGGAGGTGATATCGTAAATGGTGTTTTAGTCTTTGATAACGGTAAAATAGATGGCCAATTATTAAATAAGGATTTAGAAATTGAAGGAAGCGCAGATCTGATCCAACCTGTCTTCAATTTTGAAGCTGATCGCTGGGACCTTACTCAAGGAAGGACAACTTTTAGAAATGCACTTCACAACCGCATCCGTTTAGAAGAATTGATGAAAATAGTAAAAGGTATGGGAGCACACACTTTTAAAATTGATGAATTTGATGCCTATTTTGAAATTACAGAAGTTACGCATCCTACAAACCCCAATTTCTACCCTTCCGTAGAGGCTATTAATGTTCCAGGTGATTTTACATTGGAAATGACCGATAATACGCACTTAAGGACATTTCCAAATAGTTCCAAAAAAACTAGCTTATTAGCTATTAGAAATGTCTCAAATGCTACTATTAAGGGTGGTGTGTTACATGGAGATCGTGATGAACACGAGTATGTAGGATACGGCAGCCATGAATGGGGACATCTTTTAGATTTACATTCTGCTACTTTTGCGGTTGTGGATGGTGTAAAAATGATTAATGCAACCGGAGATGGTCTAGTTGTTCACAGTTTAGGATTTGCTTTTAAATCCAATTATATACCCGCTCACGATATTGTGATCAAAAATTGTGTATTTGATTCTAGTAGACGTAATAATCTGGCCATTACTGATGGTTACAATATTATTGTAGAAGACAGTGAGTTCTATAGATCTGGGGTTGATACTCCTAAATCAAAAGGAACTAACCCAAAATTTGCTATCGATATTGAAGCTTATAGAAAACGCGAAAATGGAAAAATAGTACCTTATGAAAAAATTAAAAATGTCATATTGAGAAACAATATTGAGCGTGAAGGTGCAAGAGGTGGTTTTCTAATTGCTGTGGGCGATAACATAACAATTGAAAACAATGACGTAGAAGATGGTATAGGCTATAAATATACCAACAATTCGATCATAAGAAATAATAGAATGGTAGCCCGCAAAGAAAGTGAACTTGCTATGGGACTGGGAATGAGAGACTCTCGCACGATTTCTAACAACACTGTTACCGGTAATTATATTGAAGGCTTTAATGTTGCCATGTCGATATATGGAGACGATCACATGGTTTCTAATAATACCATAAAAAATTGCGGGACAGGAATAAGTGGTAAGGATTTCTCTAATACAAAAATCATTAATAACACCATCACAAGTACAGATCCTAAGAGTCGTGGTATCTTTATACATTATACTTCGGTTAACCGTGTACTCTTCAAGAACAATACTATAGATGTTGTTAATAACCCTTTCAGATTTGATTTAATTAATTTGAAAGAAGGGCAAGAAAAATTTTGCACGCACCTAGTAGACAATGAGTTTAATTCCTCATACCACGGCTTAATATCTAACAGTAATGGAGTTTCCTTGATGAAAAACACCGTGAATACCGGAATACAAATTTGGGATTCTAAAAATTCGATAATTGAGGACAACTTTATTTCCTCAGAGAATAGAGATGGTATATACCTCATAAATGAAAACAAAGATATTGCACTTCTGAACAATGCTATTGCAGTACCTTCTAACAAACAATGTATAAGAGTACAGGAAAGCACTAAATGGGAGGATATTGAGGAACAAAACAATGAATGTCTTTAA
- a CDS encoding glycosyltransferase family 4 protein, which translates to MRLLYITNQICGSGGLERVLSIKASYLADVLGYEVHLITLNQGKASLFYKFSEKLQYHDISVKGNALSYTYRYVSKINQSIKEIEPDIISVCDDGLKGMLLPLVVNKDIAKIYERHVSKNIEIKSETPTLFQRLKTRLVFSLMHYGAKKFDRFIVLTKGNAKEWKLSNIQVISNPLSFYPELPSNLEGKKVLAVGRHAFQKGYDRLLQSWSLVNNSGIGNWNLNVYGKIDNALGYIKQAQEMDIEDSVSFHNPVKNIEEKYLESSIYVMSSRYEGFGMVLIEAMAYGIPCISYDCPYGPSDIITDGKDGFLVPNGDIEVFSEKLILLMNNESLRKTMGEKARSKALNYSPDQIMPIWDNLFKNLIHVS; encoded by the coding sequence ATGCGTTTACTTTATATAACCAATCAAATCTGTGGTTCTGGCGGTCTTGAGAGAGTACTTTCAATAAAAGCCAGTTATTTAGCTGATGTTTTAGGTTATGAGGTTCATCTTATCACATTAAATCAAGGGAAAGCATCACTTTTCTATAAGTTTAGTGAGAAATTGCAATACCATGACATAAGTGTAAAGGGAAATGCGCTAAGTTATACATATAGGTATGTATCAAAAATCAACCAAAGTATAAAGGAAATCGAACCAGACATAATTTCGGTTTGTGATGATGGTTTAAAGGGAATGCTGCTGCCCTTGGTAGTAAACAAGGATATAGCTAAAATCTATGAAAGGCATGTTTCAAAAAATATTGAGATAAAAAGCGAAACCCCAACCTTATTTCAGCGTCTTAAAACGCGTCTGGTATTCTCCTTGATGCATTATGGAGCTAAAAAGTTTGATCGCTTTATCGTATTGACTAAAGGGAACGCCAAAGAGTGGAAACTATCCAATATTCAGGTAATTTCTAACCCTCTTTCCTTTTATCCCGAGCTGCCCTCAAATTTAGAAGGGAAAAAAGTACTCGCCGTGGGTAGGCATGCATTTCAAAAAGGTTATGACAGGCTCTTACAGAGTTGGAGTCTTGTAAATAATTCTGGAATAGGGAATTGGAATCTGAATGTTTATGGGAAAATTGACAACGCATTAGGGTATATTAAGCAGGCACAGGAAATGGATATAGAAGATTCTGTTTCCTTTCATAATCCTGTTAAAAATATAGAAGAAAAATATCTTGAATCATCCATTTATGTTATGTCCTCCCGTTACGAAGGATTTGGGATGGTTCTCATAGAGGCAATGGCTTATGGTATACCTTGTATTTCTTATGATTGTCCGTATGGTCCAAGTGATATTATAACAGACGGTAAGGATGGTTTTTTAGTTCCAAACGGGGATATTGAAGTTTTCTCTGAAAAATTGATTCTTTTAATGAACAATGAGTCTCTAAGGAAAACAATGGGAGAGAAAGCCAGAAGCAAAGCATTAAATTATTCTCCAGATCAAATTATGCCTATTTGGGATAATTTATTTAAAAATCTTATACATGTATCCTGA
- a CDS encoding EpsG family protein, translated as MIDFIPLEYYSKIYINFCLLLVVLTVVHAYLLDLDDKRNLVYLNITGYTLLVFIVIYMGWRPVSGKYFIDMSTYAHHYRYYQAGNPIISQKDVFFHIFMLTCSKIMTVNNFFLVCAMVYILPMYRVSKKLFKEYWFYAFLVFIVSFQFWPYGVNGIRNGMGTSLFLLGVSFYDKKFWMGIALLFAVLVHQSLLLPVLAFLGTFIYNKPKSFLIGWLITIPLSLGAGSVFETIFTAMGFAEDRLGAYLNGEESSGGFRFDFLLYSASAVFTGWYFIFKRDFNDKVYNHIFNTYLLINAFWILVIRANFSNRFAYLSWFMIGLVIIYPFLKERFYIYQHVVIGRVLLLYFGFTYFMYTIYY; from the coding sequence ATGATTGATTTTATACCTCTTGAGTATTACTCTAAAATTTATATTAACTTCTGTTTGCTATTGGTCGTATTAACAGTAGTTCATGCTTACCTGCTTGACCTTGATGATAAAAGAAATCTAGTTTATTTAAATATCACAGGCTATACCTTACTTGTATTTATTGTTATTTACATGGGTTGGCGTCCTGTAAGTGGTAAGTATTTTATAGATATGAGTACTTATGCGCATCATTACCGTTATTATCAAGCCGGTAATCCCATCATTTCGCAGAAGGATGTCTTTTTCCATATTTTTATGTTGACCTGCTCTAAGATCATGACGGTCAACAATTTCTTTTTGGTTTGCGCTATGGTCTATATCTTACCCATGTATAGGGTGTCAAAAAAGCTCTTCAAGGAATATTGGTTTTATGCATTTTTGGTTTTTATCGTCTCCTTTCAATTTTGGCCATACGGAGTAAATGGAATTAGAAACGGAATGGGAACATCGCTGTTTTTGTTGGGTGTCTCTTTTTATGATAAGAAATTTTGGATGGGCATAGCATTATTATTTGCTGTTCTCGTGCATCAGAGTTTATTGCTTCCCGTTCTGGCGTTTCTCGGGACTTTCATTTATAATAAGCCTAAATCTTTCTTGATAGGTTGGCTTATAACCATTCCCTTATCTCTAGGGGCTGGAAGTGTTTTTGAAACCATATTCACGGCTATGGGATTTGCCGAAGATCGCCTGGGTGCCTATCTCAATGGGGAAGAGTCTTCTGGGGGTTTCCGTTTTGATTTCCTTCTTTATAGTGCCTCGGCTGTTTTTACAGGTTGGTACTTTATTTTTAAAAGAGATTTTAATGATAAAGTGTACAATCATATATTCAATACCTATTTATTGATAAATGCCTTTTGGATTTTAGTCATAAGGGCCAATTTTTCTAACCGTTTTGCATATTTGTCTTGGTTTATGATTGGCCTGGTAATTATATATCCATTCTTAAAAGAGCGATTCTATATTTATCAGCATGTCGTCATAGGTAGGGTATTGCTTCTTTATTTTGGTTTCACGTATTTCATGTATACCATCTATTACTAA
- a CDS encoding glycosyltransferase, whose translation MLQVSIIIPMYNVSHFLKTCVESVLDQHMDDNAFEVLMIDDGSPDDSKIVAEKLAEKHAFINVFSQENKGLGGARNTGIKNASGKYLVFLDADDILISDQLLDIIQIAQVNALDILEFGAQHINESGEVLTTIAIDGKGEVLSGMNYYNATKYMNSACNKLYRTEFMRNNNLLFLEQIYAEDFEFNTRSLFFAERVMATNTIAAQFLQSTGSITRNRDKDKKDKYVEDLQTILTKIDSFRQDQKSNTSVDKKLMDNYFMERISMGNLGLFFFLFKNNYSYKEIKEIRKNLIEKNLYQNSYKVSDKNRDLFRRVLLKNFFLFRFIQPLKKAIGQ comes from the coding sequence ATGCTACAAGTAAGTATTATCATACCCATGTATAATGTGTCTCATTTTCTAAAAACATGCGTGGAATCTGTATTAGATCAACATATGGATGATAACGCATTTGAGGTTCTAATGATTGATGATGGCTCCCCGGATGATAGCAAAATAGTTGCAGAGAAACTTGCTGAAAAACATGCATTTATAAATGTTTTTTCTCAGGAAAATAAAGGTTTGGGAGGTGCCCGAAATACGGGAATAAAAAATGCCAGTGGTAAATATCTCGTTTTTTTGGATGCAGATGATATTTTGATCTCTGATCAATTATTAGATATTATTCAAATAGCACAGGTGAATGCGTTGGATATCCTTGAATTCGGTGCGCAGCATATCAATGAAAGTGGAGAAGTTCTAACGACCATTGCAATAGATGGTAAAGGAGAGGTATTGTCAGGCATGAATTATTATAATGCTACTAAATACATGAATTCAGCCTGTAACAAGCTATACAGGACAGAATTCATGCGTAATAATAACCTACTGTTTCTGGAACAGATTTATGCCGAAGATTTTGAATTTAATACAAGATCTTTATTCTTTGCCGAAAGGGTTATGGCAACTAACACTATTGCAGCGCAATTTTTGCAGTCTACGGGTTCCATAACAAGAAATAGGGATAAGGATAAAAAAGACAAATATGTAGAGGATCTACAAACCATATTGACAAAAATTGATAGTTTCAGGCAGGATCAGAAGAGCAATACTTCCGTAGATAAAAAGCTAATGGATAACTACTTTATGGAGCGAATATCTATGGGTAACCTGGGTCTTTTCTTTTTTCTTTTCAAAAACAACTACTCTTATAAAGAAATAAAAGAAATTCGTAAAAATTTAATAGAAAAGAATTTGTATCAAAATTCCTACAAAGTCTCAGATAAAAATCGGGATCTATTTAGAAGAGTATTACTAAAAAATTTCTTCTTATTTAGATTCATACAGCCACTCAAAAAAGCTATTGGTCAATAG
- a CDS encoding glycosyltransferase: MYPEVVNKRILLILPYGSVGGMERLALTFYEYYKSLGFVVKAVKFIKLESDIINFYEDEIFLSSKDFSDMSSFERYAFYLKSPIALRKVIKNNAITHSIAFGDMANLFSSLTFTKEFKIGSIHALKSVELSSSTPFNHLIKMGYKSSYKHLNKLVCISKSINKDLVENCGYRFKNIEVIYNPHDIKKIVTLSEEAIDDSQEFELFSKASILFLGRLSVQKAPWHLINSFKLVVKSHPDANLVFIGDGDYQVSNYIKKLAKFLEVDNKIFFLGRKKNPYKYLKKASCLALTSNYEGTPNVIVESIALGTPVISSFCTTGILELMAIDDTLTYNNEGILRTDAGTITPNFYEGTLEVPQSLPDHPSKKEILFAEGLKEILSAQEIENTAVKQQQQLLNKFNLEIIAQQYLN; encoded by the coding sequence ATGTATCCTGAAGTAGTTAATAAGAGAATTCTTTTAATACTTCCTTACGGTAGTGTAGGGGGTATGGAGCGTCTTGCACTAACGTTTTATGAATATTACAAATCCTTGGGTTTTGTGGTAAAAGCAGTTAAATTTATAAAACTGGAGAGTGATATTATAAATTTTTATGAGGATGAAATTTTCCTCAGTTCTAAAGATTTTAGTGATATGTCCTCCTTTGAACGCTACGCATTTTATTTAAAAAGCCCTATTGCCCTTAGAAAAGTTATTAAGAATAATGCCATCACTCATTCGATTGCATTTGGGGATATGGCTAATTTATTCAGTTCACTTACTTTTACAAAAGAATTTAAGATAGGGAGCATACATGCATTAAAAAGTGTAGAGTTATCAAGTTCAACTCCTTTTAACCATTTAATAAAGATGGGGTACAAATCGAGTTATAAGCATTTAAATAAACTGGTATGCATAAGCAAATCCATTAATAAGGATTTAGTCGAAAATTGTGGATATCGATTTAAAAATATTGAGGTTATATATAACCCTCATGACATAAAGAAAATAGTTACGCTTAGTGAAGAAGCAATAGATGATAGTCAGGAGTTTGAGCTATTTAGTAAAGCTTCAATACTATTTCTGGGTAGGCTTTCGGTACAAAAGGCTCCCTGGCATTTGATCAATTCCTTTAAGTTAGTTGTGAAATCGCATCCTGACGCTAATCTTGTTTTCATAGGGGACGGGGATTATCAGGTTTCAAACTATATAAAAAAGCTTGCAAAATTTTTAGAAGTAGATAATAAGATATTCTTTTTAGGAAGAAAGAAAAATCCATACAAATATCTTAAAAAGGCAAGTTGCCTGGCTCTTACATCTAATTATGAAGGAACGCCAAATGTTATTGTAGAGTCTATCGCCTTAGGAACTCCTGTAATATCCTCTTTTTGTACAACGGGTATACTGGAATTAATGGCTATTGATGACACCCTCACGTACAACAATGAAGGAATTTTAAGGACAGATGCCGGAACGATAACTCCTAATTTTTATGAAGGTACACTAGAAGTTCCTCAGTCATTACCAGATCATCCTTCCAAAAAGGAAATATTATTTGCAGAAGGCTTGAAAGAAATTTTAAGTGCTCAGGAGATTGAAAATACAGCGGTTAAACAGCAACAACAACTTTTAAATAAATTTAATCTTGAAATTATTGCACAGCAATATCTCAATTAA
- a CDS encoding polysaccharide pyruvyl transferase family protein, which yields MKYGLLTYTGQHTYNVGDYVQSLAARQYLPKVDLLMNREKLGEYKGDPIKLIANGWWTHNIHHWVPSEAIDPLFVSFHMNNTAAPFMLSEKGIAYLKKHAPIGCRDKFTAQILNEKGIEAYFTGCLTLTLDNYKVDDSLRGDDIYIVDPFYNYPNSSDITANLKNAARGVVSGDIFNLGKINKTLKKIIDPELLKSANYVTQVLPEGKQTDEEKFAYAEDCLKKYAKAKLVITSRIHAALPCLAMGTPVIFMNAFNSFVDTCRFDGILELFNRVDVADDGSWTTNFDLKGKINKDTMVTNYGLHTKLAEPLKEKCRAFIASEKNAEK from the coding sequence ATGAAATACGGTTTATTAACATACACGGGACAGCATACTTATAATGTAGGTGATTATGTTCAAAGCCTTGCTGCAAGACAGTATTTGCCAAAGGTAGATCTACTTATGAATCGCGAAAAACTAGGGGAGTATAAAGGCGATCCTATTAAGCTTATAGCAAATGGATGGTGGACCCACAATATTCATCACTGGGTACCTAGTGAAGCTATAGATCCATTATTTGTATCTTTTCATATGAATAATACTGCCGCTCCATTTATGTTAAGCGAAAAGGGTATTGCATATCTTAAAAAACACGCTCCAATAGGTTGTAGAGATAAATTTACAGCACAGATTTTGAATGAAAAGGGTATTGAAGCTTATTTTACCGGCTGCCTAACCCTGACACTTGATAATTACAAAGTGGATGATTCGCTTAGAGGTGACGATATCTATATTGTAGATCCTTTCTATAACTATCCTAACAGCTCAGATATCACGGCAAACTTGAAGAATGCTGCACGCGGTGTAGTGAGTGGCGATATATTTAATCTTGGGAAGATCAACAAGACTTTAAAAAAAATCATAGATCCTGAGCTTTTAAAATCCGCCAATTATGTAACTCAGGTATTGCCAGAAGGAAAGCAAACTGATGAAGAAAAATTCGCTTACGCTGAGGACTGTCTTAAAAAATATGCTAAAGCTAAACTTGTAATCACTTCACGTATACATGCTGCTTTACCATGTCTTGCAATGGGAACTCCAGTAATATTTATGAATGCCTTCAACTCTTTTGTTGACACTTGCAGATTTGATGGAATTTTGGAATTATTCAATCGTGTTGACGTTGCTGATGATGGTAGCTGGACGACTAATTTTGATCTAAAGGGCAAAATTAACAAGGATACCATGGTAACCAATTATGGATTACACACAAAACTTGCAGAACCTTTAAAAGAGAAGTGTCGTGCCTTTATTGCTTCCGAAAAAAATGCCGAGAAATAA